A stretch of the Rosa rugosa chromosome 5, drRosRugo1.1, whole genome shotgun sequence genome encodes the following:
- the LOC133712903 gene encoding F-box protein At3g07870-like, translating to MNHSKKRLASIRSSKGQRDQWQPTGPCRFRQLPPTLVMNILSRLSPNTLFSCRCVCKSWLFMISDPHFNRLRHSRSPTGILIQTYPHRHNWKSRKLDFTQIVECAGPDLQLEKMSFCPKISIPLIGDRTDPTVKYGLINSCNGLLCLSGPQNNKLLYVCNPILGEFITTPPLDTGLKLSSFVGLGFSAATNEYKVLNTSCSRRAQMYTIGTGVWRDIGKPPYGAVRSPFNAFLHGALHWATQYWTGDEFMHSFNFETEKFETIPPPSHFAPKDKLKEWLTLGVLEGCLLLCVFDDDSGKFDMWIMRDYGVQDSWTKIFVIENLYPRRYQPEEYGPIMFLSNGEILMSYGVGAVVCYNPETKSFRKTSIAPTESEFVAVAYSPSFVSLCDIAKGEEVERIRNNENFNKLFSEGSSSAAGSGTSAHQCTNLNPGSCPPGVEEALPKPIITTSSATSNEQVDFALRIGSKCAICGGQLGYVFRGKGFAMCQKCFDASSS from the exons ATGAATCATTCAAAGAAAAGACTAGCCTCAATCAGAAGCAGCAAAGGGCAAAGAGACCAATGGCAGCCCACAGGTCCTTGCAGATTCCGGCAACTTCCACCTACTTTAGTCATGAACATTCTCTCCAGGCTCTCCCCAAACACCCTCTTCAGCTGCAGGTGCGTTTGCAAGTCATGGCTTTTTATGATTTCCGACCCTCATTTCAATCGTCTCCGCCATTCAAGATCACCCACGGGAATCTTGATCCAGACCTATCCCCATCGCCATAATTGGAAATCAAGGAAATTAGATTTCACCCAGATAGTAGAATGTGCTGGTCCTGATTTGCAGCTAGAGAAAATGAGTTTTTGTCCCAAAATTAGCATACCCCTCATTGGTGACAGAACTGATCCGACTGTGAAATATGGTTTGATAAACTCGTGCAACGGTTTACTCTGTTTGTCTGGACCTCAAAATAATAAACTTTTGTATGTGTGCAATCCCATTTTGGGTGAGTTCATCACCACTCCACCTCTTGATACCGGTCTTAAGCTCAGCTCTTTCGTTGGACTTGGTTTTAGTGCTGCTACCAACGAGTACAAGGTACTTAACACTAGCTGTTCGCGTCGGGCGCAGATGTACACCATTGGAACAGGAGTGTGGAGAGACATTGGAAAGCCTCCTTATGGCGCTGTGCGATCACCATTCAATGCTTTTCTGCATGGAGCTCTTCATTGGGCTACGCAGTATTGGACTGGTGATGAATTTATGCATTCATTCAACTTCGAAACAGAAAAGTTTGAAACAATACCCCCACCTAGCCACTTTGCCCCAAAAGATAAACTTAAAGAGTGGTTGACCTTGGGAGTGTTAGAAGGTTGTCTCCTGTTATGTGTGTTTGATGATGATTCTGGCAAATTTGACATGTGGATCATGAGAGATTATGGTGTCCAAGACTCTTGGACGAAGATTTTTGTTATTGAAAACTTGTACCCAAGAAGATATCAACCTGAAGAGTATGGAccaattatgtttttgagtaaTGGTGAAATTCTAATGTCCTATGGTGTTGGTGCTGTGGTTTGTTATAACCCAGAAACAAAGAGTTTCAGGAAAACTAGTATTGCTCCGACTGAGTCAGAATTTGTTGCAGTTGCCTACAGTCCATCATTTGTTTCACTCTGCGATATTGCAAAAGGAGAGGAGGTGGAAAG GATAAGAAACAATGAGAATTTCAACAAGCTGTTTAGTGAAGGGAGTAGTAGTGCTGCTGGTTCTGGAACGTCAGCCCACCAGTGCACAAATCTAAACCCAGGCTCTTGCCCACCTGGTGTTGAAGAGGCTCTCCCTAAACCTATTATTACAACTTCCTCTGCAACT AGCAATGAGCAAGTGGATTTTGCTCTGAGGATTGGGAGTAAGTGCGCTATATGTGGTGGGCAATTGGGTTATGTTTTCAGAGGTAAAGGGTTCGCAATGTGTCAAAAATGTTTTGATGCTAGTTCCTCTTGA
- the LOC133711316 gene encoding uncharacterized protein LOC133711316, protein MVVSRMKRKRRFYFEEVWLSDPRCSQVIKDNWAASISMRNSTQDCLSYCADALTHWSRIDFGNITHQLRLVKRRLDGAYSMTHNDAHLASIKDLESQFVELQDKEEVLWRQRSRADWLQLGDRNTKYFHERASGRQRNNTVYGLFDSQGVRQTNSDSIGELFCAYFLTYLPNQVELEWRESLE, encoded by the coding sequence ATGGTGGTGTctagaatgaaaagaaagaggagGTTCTATTTTGAGGAGGTTTGGCTGTCTGATCCAAGGTGTTCTCAAGTCATCAAAGACAACTGGGCTGCTTCTATTTCTATGAGAAACTCTACACAAGATTGCCTATCTTATTGTGCCGATGCTCTTACTCACTGGAGTAGAATTGATTTTGGTAATATTACTCACCAACTGCGACTTGTGAAACGCAGATTGGATGGGGCTTATTCAATGACTCATAATGATGCTCATTTGGCTTCCATTAAGGACTTAGAGTCACAGTTTGTGGAGTTGCAGGATAAAGAGGAGGTTTTATGGAGACAAAGATCAAGAGCAGATTGGTTACAACTTGGAGACAGAAATACTAAGTACTTCCATGAAAGAGCTTCCGGCAGACAGCGGAATAATACTGTGTATGGTCTTTTTGATTCTCAGGGAGTTCGGCAAACAAATTCAGACAGTATTGGGGAGTTGTTCTGTGCTTATTTTCTGACCTATTTACCAAATCAGGTGGAATTGGAATGGAGAGAGAGTCTTGAATAA